GATCTTGCTGATGATGAAGATCTGTTTGGCGAAGAGCCAGCCGCAGAAACTGAAGCTGATCTTGATGAAGATCTTTTCGGTGACTTAGGTGATGATGTTGCAGATGCTGGTTCAGATGATTTGGAAGATGACCTCTTCGGCTCGGATAATACCGACGATGATGCTGATTTGGGTGCTGATTTATTTGATGATGATGAACCGGCAGCACCTGCGGCAGCCAGTGCCGATGCTGACGATGCTTTCGATATAGATGATGAGCTTTTCGGCAGTGATGATGATGAAGTTGCTGATATTCCTGATGATATTACAAGTGATTCTGCCACTGAAGATCCTGCTGAGGAATCTCCAGCCGAAGACGAAGACCTCTTTGATGAAGATGAACTTTTCGGTAATGACGATGATTCTGAACCTTTTTCCGAGGATGAACTTTTCGGAGATGATGAGGGCGTTGAAGACGAAGTGGCGGATAATTTTCAGGCAGAAGAAGATTTCGTTGAAGAAGACGATGATGACGATGATGACTCAGACTTTCCTTTAGATGATGGTGAAATGGGCGATTTTGATCTTGATGATGGAGTCACCTTATCCGCTGCTGCTAAGAAAAAAAGCGGCAAGAAAAAAGGAAAAGGGATGATCATTATATTGGTCGTCGTACTCCTTTTTGCCAGTGGCGCAGGAGCGGCCTGGTATCTGAAGCTCTGGGAAAAGATTCCTTTCATTTCTTCAACTGATAGTGGTGAAATGGATGCTTCTGAACCTGCAGCCAAGCGGTTCAGCAAATTCTCATTCAAGGATTTGCGTCAGTTCTATGTGAACAATGACAAAGCGGGACAGCTTTTCATCATTGAAGGAAAAGTTGTTAATAATTTCGATACCGCTAAAGAGCTAATTCAAGTGGAAGCTCAGCTATTTGATGATAAAGGCCAAGTGCTCGATTCTCAGAAGCT
The sequence above is a segment of the Maridesulfovibrio frigidus DSM 17176 genome. Coding sequences within it:
- a CDS encoding DUF3426 domain-containing protein encodes the protein MIITCSNCETKFNLPDSKIPAGGAKVKCSKCANVFKVNPPALEPEDEVASMLEEETQPEPKPAPKPKPKPKPEPEPEPEPEPEPEPEPEPEPEPEPEPEPEEDPLGDLADDEDLFGEEPAAETEADLDEDLFGDLGDDVADAGSDDLEDDLFGSDNTDDDADLGADLFDDDEPAAPAAASADADDAFDIDDELFGSDDDEVADIPDDITSDSATEDPAEESPAEDEDLFDEDELFGNDDDSEPFSEDELFGDDEGVEDEVADNFQAEEDFVEEDDDDDDDSDFPLDDGEMGDFDLDDGVTLSAAAKKKSGKKKGKGMIIILVVVLLFASGAGAAWYLKLWEKIPFISSTDSGEMDASEPAAKRFSKFSFKDLRQFYVNNDKAGQLFIIEGKVVNNFDTAKELIQVEAQLFDDKGQVLDSQKLLCGNTLSLFQLEVQSKEEIDAGLTSKVGVISNNTLLKPGMDTPFMVVFFKPSPAVKEYVINVVDAKNPPKK